In Desulfoplanes formicivorans, a genomic segment contains:
- the cas5c gene encoding type I-C CRISPR-associated protein Cas5c codes for MAFGIKLRVWGKYACFTRPEMKVERVSYDVMTPSAARGILEAIHWKPAIRWVVDRIHVLKPIVFDNVRRNEVSSKIAKPNPVTATKKKKPLYFLVDDGGNRQQRASTLLRNVEYVIEAHFDLTGKAGPGDNVGKHLDIFNRRARSGQFFHQPCLGCREFPAFFELLEDEDIPVSCYMGEDRELGYMLLDIDFEHDMTPLFFRAVMKDGVIEPPSRFSSEVRA; via the coding sequence ATGGCATTTGGCATTAAACTGCGTGTCTGGGGAAAGTATGCCTGCTTTACCAGGCCGGAAATGAAGGTGGAGCGAGTCTCTTATGACGTCATGACTCCGTCTGCCGCCCGGGGCATCCTGGAGGCCATACATTGGAAACCGGCCATTCGTTGGGTGGTGGACAGGATTCATGTGCTCAAACCCATTGTTTTTGACAATGTACGGCGCAATGAAGTCAGCTCCAAGATTGCAAAACCAAATCCTGTCACGGCTACAAAAAAGAAGAAACCGCTTTATTTTCTGGTTGATGACGGTGGAAACAGGCAGCAGCGGGCTTCGACCCTGCTGCGCAACGTCGAATATGTCATTGAGGCCCATTTCGACCTGACCGGCAAGGCCGGACCAGGAGACAATGTTGGCAAGCATTTGGATATATTCAACCGTCGGGCCAGATCGGGCCAGTTTTTTCATCAGCCCTGCCTGGGATGCAGAGAGTTTCCGGCGTTTTTTGAGCTATTGGAAGATGAGGATATTCCCGTCTCCTGCTATATGGGTGAGGATCGTGAATTGGGCTATATGCTTCTGGACATCGACTTCGAGCACGACATGACTCCGCTTTTCTTCAGGGCTGTCATGAAAGACGGTGTGATTGAACCCCCTTCGCGTTTTTCGTCGGAGGTACGGGCATGA
- the cas8c gene encoding type I-C CRISPR-associated protein Cas8c/Csd1, which translates to MILQALHNYYERMRSDSDSGMPPYGTSMENISFALVLDANGNLRGIEDLREQYGKKLRPRKMAVPLAEKKANGIKPNFLWDTTKYVLGKDKENDKDNEEKKRKNQERTAKCHDSFVENMKTYCDESDPGLAAVLKFLSGKDKDISDFPNAEEVIGTNVVFRLEGERGFVHDRPAARKAWASCLRQREQGVLGQCLVTGETSVPIARLHPSIKGVRGAQPSGASIVAFELASVKSYGKERSYNAPVSQYAAFSYVSALNFLLSGINRQRIILGDATIVFWAERMSPAEDFLADFFDPPSEVVQPATSVDRQTTTKIYGLLMAIRSGRRAVDIMPDLDESVHFYLLALAPNAARLSIRFWEVDTVGGLLKKVGKHFRDLEIVRQYEDEPEFPPLWRLLCQTAALGKSENISPVLAGGMARAMLSGVRYPQSLLVAVLGRIRSEHAVTYFRAALIKAFLIRNKQMEVPVSLDPARTDRPYLLGRLFAVLEKAQEEAVPGANATIKDRYLSSASATPGQVFHMLLKNAANHTAKLRKDPEKKKLAFHYDKIIQDIMDAFSDFPTTMSSEEQGLFMIGYYHQRKDFFTKKNKEN; encoded by the coding sequence ATGATTCTCCAGGCACTGCATAACTATTACGAACGCATGCGCTCAGATTCGGATTCGGGCATGCCGCCTTATGGCACAAGCATGGAAAATATCTCTTTTGCCTTGGTGCTTGATGCTAACGGCAATTTGCGAGGTATCGAGGACTTGCGGGAACAGTACGGAAAAAAGCTCCGTCCTCGCAAAATGGCTGTGCCCCTGGCAGAAAAAAAAGCCAATGGTATCAAACCCAATTTTTTGTGGGATACGACAAAATATGTGCTGGGTAAGGACAAGGAAAATGACAAGGATAATGAGGAAAAGAAGCGTAAAAATCAGGAACGAACAGCCAAATGTCACGATTCTTTTGTTGAAAACATGAAGACGTATTGTGATGAGTCCGATCCCGGACTTGCGGCTGTGCTCAAATTCCTCTCTGGCAAGGATAAAGATATCTCCGACTTTCCCAATGCCGAGGAAGTCATCGGAACCAATGTTGTTTTTCGATTGGAAGGAGAACGGGGCTTTGTGCACGACCGTCCGGCCGCCCGCAAGGCCTGGGCATCATGTTTGCGCCAGCGAGAACAGGGCGTTCTTGGTCAATGTCTGGTGACGGGAGAGACATCCGTGCCTATTGCCCGGCTTCATCCATCAATCAAAGGAGTGCGCGGTGCCCAGCCGTCAGGAGCGTCCATTGTTGCCTTTGAGCTTGCCTCTGTTAAATCATACGGCAAAGAACGTTCTTATAACGCGCCTGTCAGTCAATATGCAGCTTTTAGCTACGTTTCGGCACTGAATTTCCTTTTGAGTGGAATCAATCGTCAAAGAATTATCCTTGGTGATGCCACCATTGTTTTCTGGGCCGAGCGTATGAGTCCGGCCGAGGATTTTCTTGCCGATTTCTTTGATCCGCCATCCGAGGTGGTTCAACCCGCTACCTCTGTAGACCGTCAAACCACAACCAAAATTTACGGCCTGCTCATGGCCATACGTTCCGGCAGACGGGCCGTGGATATCATGCCGGATCTTGATGAGTCAGTGCATTTTTATCTGCTGGCTTTGGCTCCCAATGCAGCCCGCTTGTCCATCCGCTTTTGGGAAGTCGATACCGTGGGTGGTCTGTTGAAAAAAGTCGGTAAGCATTTTCGGGATCTCGAAATCGTCCGTCAATATGAAGACGAGCCGGAATTTCCACCCCTCTGGCGTTTACTGTGTCAGACAGCAGCTTTGGGCAAAAGTGAAAATATTTCTCCTGTTCTTGCAGGAGGTATGGCAAGGGCCATGCTTTCCGGGGTAAGATATCCCCAAAGTTTGCTTGTAGCTGTGCTGGGTCGCATACGATCCGAGCACGCTGTAACGTATTTTCGTGCAGCGCTCATCAAGGCATTCCTTATACGAAATAAACAAATGGAGGTTCCCGTGTCACTTGATCCAGCAAGGACAGACCGTCCTTATTTACTCGGCAGGCTTTTCGCTGTCCTGGAAAAGGCCCAGGAAGAAGCTGTGCCCGGGGCCAACGCGACCATCAAGGATCGTTATCTCAGCTCTGCATCGGCTACTCCGGGGCAGGTCTTTCACATGTTGCTCAAGAATGCGGCCAATCATACGGCCAAATTGCGCAAGGATCCGGAGAAAAAAAAGCTGGCGTTCCACTATGACAAAATAATCCAGGACATAATGGATGCCTTCAGCGATTTCCCGACAACCATGTCCTCTGAGGAACAGGGGCTTTTCATGATCGGCTATTACCATCAGCGTAAAGACTTTTTTACCAAAAAGAACAAGGAGAACTAA